One Streptomyces sp. B21-105 genomic region harbors:
- the cutA gene encoding divalent-cation tolerance protein CutA gives MAHEIVIAQTTSDNEDQAKALARGAVESKLAAGVHIDAPITAFYWWKGEVETAQEWRISYMTTTDRLPALEAWLHEKHPYDVPQWITLPVTGGSEAYLSWVVAETA, from the coding sequence ATGGCCCACGAGATTGTGATCGCGCAGACGACCAGCGACAACGAGGATCAGGCGAAGGCGCTGGCCCGAGGCGCGGTCGAGAGCAAGCTGGCAGCGGGCGTTCACATCGATGCGCCAATCACCGCCTTCTATTGGTGGAAGGGGGAGGTCGAGACGGCGCAAGAGTGGCGGATCTCGTACATGACGACGACGGACCGTCTACCGGCACTGGAGGCGTGGCTGCACGAGAAGCACCCATACGACGTCCCCCAGTGGATCACACTGCCCGTGACCGGCGGTTCGGAGGCGTACCTGTCCTGGGTTGTCGCGGAGACGGCATAG